Proteins encoded by one window of Nitrososphaera sp.:
- a CDS encoding acyl-CoA carboxylase subunit beta produces MHEDKIKRLATLKKSAEGGGGKERVEAQHSKGKLTARERINLLLDENSFIEIDKYVTHRSDDPSVGKSFGDGAVTGFGTVGGRQIFVFAYDFTVLGGSLGEMTGKKIAKVMDHATKVGCPIIGIIDSGGARIQEGVLSLDGYGDIFFRNTMASGVIPQITASIGPCAGGAVYSPAMTDFVIMVENIGQMFVTGPEVVKEVLSQEVSFEELGGAKAHGSKSGVAHFVAKNEYECIDRIKKLISFLPQNNTEEPAIIETGDDPNRIDAKLVDILPENPYQQYDMKEIIKSIVDNGDFFEVHELFAENIVVGFARMAGRTVGIVANQPMYLAGALDINSSNKASRFIRFCDAFNIPIVTLVDTPGYLPGTEQEHNGIIRHGSKLLFAYCEATVPKITCIVGKAYGGAYIAMGSKNLRADINYAWPTAEIAVLGPEAAITIIHRKDLKGSPDAVATKKKLAKEYRDKFANPYIAAEKGTIDVVIDPAETRPMIIRALEALANKREARPWKKHGNINL; encoded by the coding sequence ATGCATGAGGATAAAATCAAGCGACTTGCTACTTTAAAAAAATCTGCCGAAGGCGGAGGGGGAAAGGAACGGGTTGAAGCCCAGCACTCTAAAGGCAAACTGACGGCAAGGGAAAGGATCAACCTGTTGCTTGATGAAAACTCGTTCATTGAAATTGACAAGTACGTCACGCACCGGAGCGACGACCCATCAGTTGGCAAGTCCTTCGGCGACGGCGCGGTAACAGGTTTTGGGACGGTCGGCGGACGGCAGATCTTTGTTTTTGCGTACGACTTTACCGTCCTTGGAGGATCGCTCGGGGAAATGACTGGCAAAAAGATTGCGAAGGTAATGGATCATGCGACAAAAGTCGGCTGCCCGATTATTGGGATAATTGACTCTGGCGGGGCAAGGATACAGGAGGGCGTCCTCAGCCTCGACGGGTACGGCGACATTTTCTTTAGAAACACAATGGCTTCCGGCGTGATACCCCAGATTACCGCGAGCATCGGCCCATGTGCCGGCGGGGCCGTGTATTCGCCTGCAATGACTGACTTTGTTATAATGGTCGAAAACATTGGCCAGATGTTTGTCACTGGCCCGGAAGTCGTAAAGGAAGTCCTCAGCCAGGAAGTCTCCTTTGAAGAGCTGGGAGGCGCAAAGGCGCACGGATCCAAGTCAGGCGTTGCGCACTTTGTCGCCAAAAACGAGTATGAATGCATTGACAGGATAAAGAAGCTGATTTCATTCCTGCCCCAGAATAACACAGAAGAGCCGGCCATCATTGAAACGGGTGACGACCCCAACAGAATAGACGCCAAACTGGTTGACATCCTTCCAGAGAACCCCTACCAGCAGTACGACATGAAGGAGATCATAAAGTCAATAGTGGACAACGGCGACTTTTTCGAGGTCCACGAGCTTTTTGCCGAAAACATAGTGGTCGGGTTTGCAAGAATGGCCGGCAGGACCGTAGGAATAGTCGCGAACCAGCCCATGTACCTTGCAGGCGCACTTGACATCAACTCGTCCAACAAGGCTTCAAGATTCATACGCTTTTGCGACGCGTTCAACATCCCGATAGTCACGCTAGTTGACACGCCAGGCTATCTGCCAGGCACCGAACAGGAGCACAACGGCATTATCAGGCACGGAAGCAAACTTTTGTTCGCCTACTGCGAAGCGACAGTGCCAAAGATAACCTGCATTGTAGGCAAGGCTTACGGGGGGGCTTACATCGCCATGGGAAGCAAGAACCTGAGAGCGGATATTAACTACGCATGGCCCACTGCAGAGATTGCCGTGCTCGGACCGGAAGCAGCCATCACCATAATACACAGGAAGGACCTGAAAGGCTCGCCGGATGCTGTGGCAACAAAGAAGAAGCTGGCCAAAGAATACAGGGACAAGTTTGCAAACCCATACATCGCAGCCGAAAAGGGGACAATCGACGTTGTGATCGACCCCGCAGAGACCAGGCCGATGATAATCAGGGCTCTCGAAGCACTTGCGAACAAGCGTGAGGCCCGGCCATGGAAAAAGCACGGGAACATCAACCTCTAA